One genomic segment of Capricornis sumatraensis isolate serow.1 chromosome X, serow.2, whole genome shotgun sequence includes these proteins:
- the LOC138071825 gene encoding putative uncharacterized protein MED14OS, whose product MAAQGRAWRSGTRCGPRTSLPGAQSPRLSGRGRSRRRRRLLLPSRLRTGSLTAGRRGPPPCSDKPAGSRDWSEGRGEGGEAGRQPQRSSATATVQRPLGQAAAASILTAQSGSR is encoded by the coding sequence ATGGCGGCACAGGGCCGGGCTTGGCGCAGCGGTACAAGATGTGGCCCTCGAACCTCCCTCCCGGGCGCTCAGTCACCGCGCCTAAGTGGGCGCGGGCggagtcgccgccgccgccgcctgctACTGCCGAGCCGCCTCCGAACAGGAAGCCTTACGGCCGGCCGCAGAGGCCCGCCCCCATGTAGCGACAAGCCCGCCGGCTCCAGGGACTGGAgcgaggggcggggggagggcggGGAAGCGGGGCGGCAGCCGCAGAGAAGCAGCGCCACAGCAACCGTTCAGAGGCCGCTCGGCCAGGCAGCCGCAGCGTCCATATTGACGGCCCAAAGCGGAAGTCGTTAG